The region GGAAGCTTTGGATATTCGTTTTCAGCGACAAGTGGATTTGGATATCAAGTACAAGAACACCGTTTTCAAGAGAAAATTCAGGGCTGATCTGTTGGTGGAAGAGAAAGTCCTTGTTGAAAACAAAGCGATAACAACACTCACAGCCAGCGATGAAGCGCAGTTGTTCAATTATTTGAAAACGACGGGACTGCGCGTAGGATTGCTCTTCAACTTTGGCAGTTCCAAGCTGCAAAAAATAAGGCGGATAGTGTGATCTATCGGTGTCAATCGGTGCGCCATCCGTGGTCAAATGGTTGAATAGATACAATATTTGTTTGAATGACTGGATTGAAATGTATCACCCCTTCCCTCCTGCGGCGGGCGGGCGGGGTTGGAATGATGATGTTGCTGTTATTGTTATAAGAATATCACCCCTTCGGGGTTGGAATTTGGAATGATGAAACAATTGACATTTATGGTATGATTTTTCTGTAAACATCCAACGCCAATGCAAATTATGCGTTTCTCTTAATAGTCTGCAATTAAAGAACATACAAGCGTAACCACCAATGGATGTAATTATTGCGTTAAATTATCCTGTCACTAGCAACCTTTCATTTTGGAACTCATGCCCTAACTGTATGCATAACATAATGTTGTGATAATTTTGTGAGTATATGTAATTGTGGCACAAATAGTGCATATTATTAAGTTTCAGAAAGTATTAAACAAAAAGTAAATAGCAATCAATTAAAAGGAGCAAAACATGCAGTCAAAGTTCAGATTTCTGACTATGGCTTTAGCGGTCATAATGATCGTGGCCATAGCCGGCACCAGCTTTGCCATTCCTGCCAATCCCCGGCCCAGAATGCTCACCCAGCCCGACGGCAGCAAATTTTCCGCCGTTTTAAAGGGCGACGAGCATTTTCACTTTGCCGAGGATGCCGACGGCTATTCCATCATTCAAAACAGCCAGGGCTACTGGACCTATGCCCAGCAGGCGAACGGCCTGTTGGTAGCCACCGACCTGATAGTGGGCAAAAGCAACTGCACCTTTCCCCGGCATTTACGGCCCAATTCCGGTGCAGTGGCAGCCCTGGCCAAGAACGCCAACAAGGTAATTAATTTCTCGGTGGAAAAACGGCATAAAATGTCCACCGACTTTTTGTACGGCGTTGACGGCACCAAGGAGAACCCCACCAAGGCCGCCAGCGGCAGACAGTATATGAACGTGGTGCTGGGAGACTTCTCGGACAGCACCTTTGCCTGGTACGCCACAAACCAAAAGGCCGGCCTGAACCCATACACCCCGTACCCCTACGACCGCACCGCGGCCAACAACCACGCCCTGGCCACCGCCAACTGGTTCAACTTTTTGGCCTACGGCGACTCCATAGCTCCCTACGTGCCCGACTCCTCAATAGTAGGCTCCATGAGCAATTTCTATTTTGACTTTACCATGCGCAAGTGCTGGTGGTATGGCGGGGTTTCCCCGGTGATCGCCACCGGAATCACCCGGCTGAACTCCGTACAGAGCGACGCCCCCTCTTCCACTTATTACAGCTCCGCCCTGAGTAAAGCCGACCCCTTTATTGATTACGGCGCCAACCCCGGCGGCCTGCAGGACGGCCTGATCCTGGTCCACCCCGGCCCGGGGCAGGAAGAATCAGGCGATGTGGGCGATATCTGGTCCATGTCCATGACAGGCAACTTCGGCTCCTATGACGGCGTCAGCTTAACCAGACTGATCGCCTGCCCCCAGAACGGCCAGCTGGGCGTGTTCGCCCACGAGATGTTCCACCAGATCGGCGCCCCCGATCTTTACGACTACGGCTACTCCGGCACCCCCTGGGGCGAGTGGTCCTTAATGGACAACGGCTCCTATAACGGCAACAACGGCGGCGACAAGCCGGCCTTCCCCGGCGGACATTTGCAGTATGATGTGGACGGCAACATTCAGACCGGGGTTGACGGCTGGATGACAGCCGGAGCGTTGGGCAACACCGATTCCATCTCCAGCGAATACCGCGGCGACGGCCAGTATACCATAGCGGCTCTGGATTCGTCCGGCGAGGCCCGCCGGGGCAATCCCACCAGCGGCATCAGGCTGTGGCGCATCCGCAACATGGCCTTCCGCGATTCCGGCCAGGTGTTCTTCGTGGAACTGCGGAACCAAACTCCCCCCTACGAATCGGGCCTGCCCGAGAGCGGCCTGATCATTACCCATATAGACACCCGGATGGGCGGAGGCTCGCGCTTCAACGACGGTCCGCCCAACGTAGCATATTATTACTCCTGGGTGGAACAGCCGGGTTTCAATCCCAACATTAACTATGCGGCCGGCGACAGCAACTTCCCCCGCTCTTGCGGCAATGCCGCCTATTCGGCCAACGACTTCTCGTCCGGCGGCTACACCGAGAATGCCATAGACTCGCTGACCAGCCCCAACTGTAAGACCAATAAGGGAACCGGCAACGGCGGCGGCAACGGGC is a window of Candidatus Edwardsbacteria bacterium DNA encoding:
- a CDS encoding GxxExxY protein; this encodes EALDIRFQRQVDLDIKYKNTVFKRKFRADLLVEEKVLVENKAITTLTASDEAQLFNYLKTTGLRVGLLFNFGSSKLQKIRRIV